One genomic region from Lycorma delicatula isolate Av1 chromosome 9, ASM4794821v1, whole genome shotgun sequence encodes:
- the LOC142330072 gene encoding uncharacterized protein LOC142330072 isoform X3, translating into MLRYIHIFLFITTILFLRCKCLLGKESKDHGICSALIPVTKQRNHTIIRQRTVTKFRYFHSSEECDPTIPSQFHCLLESFPELYLDVVTKNVTNFEMSDYCCPGFKQNYDGGNELKCILDCNPSCINGICNRSGQINQCVCENGMILQPDNVTCLNLCDPPCENGDCISFNVCSCHQGYKLSSTDSHFCSPICKPECINAVCIAPNICKCLDNHKRNRNSWNECAPVCNPSCINSDCLAPNFCVCHGNYTKSNIKQNECHPICDKCNNGECVAPNKCNCNEGYALHDNDCKPICKPECINSICIKPNRCECLEGFENSNNLDNPICKPSCYPECVDGDCTAPNICTCHNNFKNNELNNSLCEPICLPECENGNCIAPNICKCNEGFMRNDTTERCEPYCYPPCINSDCIKPNYCECHDNYHKINNNNNSHVCQNKIKPCKKKIKSGVSQLDNSTCYEFDEVLKTFDEECKTEFTNVTCYDEFCKNNQSKICEMFYTCDIWPDMSNSNHIVANCMWNNYILHTSTNSSDDNVKYGLGQHKPSDFKPEFIRDAYNWKSEYSFKQNFDDNPCLLCFCPVEEERITCQGEKIRFRICQCPSNETTKKSPFTSGQSYFNDKLIKIISITITVLSFNIILFAALKFYCKRRKQPTEYKGLF; encoded by the exons ATGTTACgctacattcatatttttttattcattacaactaTATTATTCTTAAGATGCAAATGTCTATTGGGTAAAGAATCAAAAGATCATGGAATTTGTTCTGCATTGATACC agtaacaaaacaaagaaatcacACAATTATTAGACAACGTACAGTTACTAAATTTCGTTATTTTCATTCATCAGAAGAATGTGATCCTACAATTCCTAGTCAGTTTCATTGCTTACTAGAGAGTTTTCCTGAACTCTATCTAGATGTAGTAACAAAA aatgtcaCAAATTTTGAAATGTCAGACTATTGCTGTCCTGGattcaaacaaaattatgatGGTGGCAATGAATTGAAATGTATTCTAGACTGTAACCCAAGTTGTATTAATGGTATATGCAATCGATCTGGTCAGATTAACCAATGTGTTTGTGAAAAtg gtatGATTTTACAGCCAGATAATGTAACTTGCTTAAACTTGTGTGATCCACCTTGTGAAAATGGTGATTGTATTAGTTTTAATGTATGTAGTTGTCATCAAGGTTATAAATTAAGTTCTACAGATTCACATTTTTGTTCACCTATTTGTAAACCAGAATGCATTAATGCAGTTTGTATAGCACCAAATATTTGTAAGTGTCTTGATAATCATAAAAGAAATCGCAATAGCTGGAATGAATGTGCTCCAGTTTGTAATCCTAGTTGTATTAACAGTGATTGTTTAGCTCCGAATTTTTGCGTTTGTCATGGAAATTACACTAAGAGTAATATTAAACAGAATGAATGCCATCCAATATGTGATAAATGTAACAATGGTGAATGTGTTGCACCAAATAAATGTAACTGTAATGAAGGTTATGCATTACATGATAACGATTGTAAACCTATTTGTAAACCAGAATGTATTAACAGTATATGCATTAAACCAAACAGATGTGAATGTttagaaggttttgaaaataGCAATAATTTAGATAATCCTATTTGTAAACCATCATGCTATCCAGAGTGTGTTGATGGTGATTGTACTGCACCAAATATATGTACatgtcataataattttaaaaataatgaattaaacaattCACTTTGTGAGCCAATTTGCCTACCAGAATGTGAAAATGGTAATTGTATTGCACCAAATATTTGTAAGTGTAATGAAGGTTTTATGAGAAATGACACAACAGAAAGGTGTGAACCATACTGTTATCCACCATGTATAAATTCTGATtgtattaaaccaaattattgtGAATGCCATgataattatcacaaaattaacaataacaacaattCACATGtatgtcaaaataaaataaagccatgtaagaaaaaaattaaaagtggtgTGAGTCAGTTAGATAATTCAACATGTTATGAAtttgatgaagttttaaaaacatttgatgaAGAGTGTAAAACTGAATTTACGAATGTAACATGTTATGatgaattctgtaaaaataatcaaagtaaaatttgtgaaatgtTTTATACTTGTGATATATGGCCTGATATGTCTAATAGTAATCATATTGTTGCTAACTGTATGtggaataattacattttacacacCAGTACCAATAGTAGCGATGATAATGTCAAATATGGATTAGGTCAACATAAACCAAGTGATTTTAAGCCAGAGTTTATAAGAGATGCTTATAATTGGAAATCagaatattcttttaaacaaaattttgatgacAATCCTTGTTTACTGTGCTTTTGTCCGGTTGAGGAAGAAAG aataacaTGTCAGGGAGAAAAAATTCGGTTCAGAATATGCCAGTGCCCTAGTAATGAAACAACTAAAAAAAGTCCATTTACCTCAg
- the LOC142330072 gene encoding uncharacterized protein LOC142330072 isoform X2 → MLRYIHIFLFITTILFLRCKCLLGKESKDHGICSALIPVTKQRNHTIIRQRTVTKFRYFHSSEECDPTIPSQFHCLLESFPELYLDVVTKNVTNFEMSDYCCPGFKQNYDGGNELKCILDCNPSCINGICNRSGQINQCVCENGMILQPDNVTCLNLCDPPCENGDCISFNVCSCHQGYKLSSTDSHFCSPICKPECINAVCIAPNICKCLDNHKRNRNSWNECAPVCNPSCINSDCLAPNFCVCHGNYTKSNIKQNECHPICDKCNNGECVAPNKCNCNEGYALHDNDCKPICKPECINSICIKPNRCECLEGFENSNNLDNPICKPSCYPECVDGDCTAPNICTCHNNFKNNELNNSLCEPICLPECENGNCIAPNICKCNEGFMRNDTTERCEPYCYPPCINSDCIKPNYCECHDNYHKINNNNNSHVCQNKIKPCKKKIKSGVSQLDNSTCYEFDEVLKTFDEECKTEFTNVTCYDEFCKNNQSKICEMFYTCDIWPDMSNSNHIVANCMWNNYILHTSTNSSDDNVKYGLGQHKPSDFKPEFIRDAYNWKSEYSFKQNFDDNPCLLCFCPVEEERITCQGEKIRFRICQCPSNETTKKSPFTSGQSYFNDKLIKIISITITVLSFNIILFAALKFYCKRRKQPTEYKGKKTYWPSIIFIRVKKSTKIIIC, encoded by the exons ATGTTACgctacattcatatttttttattcattacaactaTATTATTCTTAAGATGCAAATGTCTATTGGGTAAAGAATCAAAAGATCATGGAATTTGTTCTGCATTGATACC agtaacaaaacaaagaaatcacACAATTATTAGACAACGTACAGTTACTAAATTTCGTTATTTTCATTCATCAGAAGAATGTGATCCTACAATTCCTAGTCAGTTTCATTGCTTACTAGAGAGTTTTCCTGAACTCTATCTAGATGTAGTAACAAAA aatgtcaCAAATTTTGAAATGTCAGACTATTGCTGTCCTGGattcaaacaaaattatgatGGTGGCAATGAATTGAAATGTATTCTAGACTGTAACCCAAGTTGTATTAATGGTATATGCAATCGATCTGGTCAGATTAACCAATGTGTTTGTGAAAAtg gtatGATTTTACAGCCAGATAATGTAACTTGCTTAAACTTGTGTGATCCACCTTGTGAAAATGGTGATTGTATTAGTTTTAATGTATGTAGTTGTCATCAAGGTTATAAATTAAGTTCTACAGATTCACATTTTTGTTCACCTATTTGTAAACCAGAATGCATTAATGCAGTTTGTATAGCACCAAATATTTGTAAGTGTCTTGATAATCATAAAAGAAATCGCAATAGCTGGAATGAATGTGCTCCAGTTTGTAATCCTAGTTGTATTAACAGTGATTGTTTAGCTCCGAATTTTTGCGTTTGTCATGGAAATTACACTAAGAGTAATATTAAACAGAATGAATGCCATCCAATATGTGATAAATGTAACAATGGTGAATGTGTTGCACCAAATAAATGTAACTGTAATGAAGGTTATGCATTACATGATAACGATTGTAAACCTATTTGTAAACCAGAATGTATTAACAGTATATGCATTAAACCAAACAGATGTGAATGTttagaaggttttgaaaataGCAATAATTTAGATAATCCTATTTGTAAACCATCATGCTATCCAGAGTGTGTTGATGGTGATTGTACTGCACCAAATATATGTACatgtcataataattttaaaaataatgaattaaacaattCACTTTGTGAGCCAATTTGCCTACCAGAATGTGAAAATGGTAATTGTATTGCACCAAATATTTGTAAGTGTAATGAAGGTTTTATGAGAAATGACACAACAGAAAGGTGTGAACCATACTGTTATCCACCATGTATAAATTCTGATtgtattaaaccaaattattgtGAATGCCATgataattatcacaaaattaacaataacaacaattCACATGtatgtcaaaataaaataaagccatgtaagaaaaaaattaaaagtggtgTGAGTCAGTTAGATAATTCAACATGTTATGAAtttgatgaagttttaaaaacatttgatgaAGAGTGTAAAACTGAATTTACGAATGTAACATGTTATGatgaattctgtaaaaataatcaaagtaaaatttgtgaaatgtTTTATACTTGTGATATATGGCCTGATATGTCTAATAGTAATCATATTGTTGCTAACTGTATGtggaataattacattttacacacCAGTACCAATAGTAGCGATGATAATGTCAAATATGGATTAGGTCAACATAAACCAAGTGATTTTAAGCCAGAGTTTATAAGAGATGCTTATAATTGGAAATCagaatattcttttaaacaaaattttgatgacAATCCTTGTTTACTGTGCTTTTGTCCGGTTGAGGAAGAAAG aataacaTGTCAGGGAGAAAAAATTCGGTTCAGAATATGCCAGTGCCCTAGTAATGAAACAACTAAAAAAAGTCCATTTACCTCAg